A genome region from Glycine max cultivar Williams 82 chromosome 5, Glycine_max_v4.0, whole genome shotgun sequence includes the following:
- the LOC100805608 gene encoding alpha-1,3-arabinosyltransferase XAT2, which translates to MIYDTVLAKSFSRYDQKRLGYGAFVSCLLIVLSLCTVFKPYLGPVHVLNLKLFIDVDTKMLITRSSSQIAKVEGKETKKEELLCTSEERTKFCQARGDIRVHGKSSTVYIVSSKTTMSEKNMSWNLKPYARRDDVDAMIRVREWSVKAVNVSQKAPQCTQYHNIPAVLFSTGGYAGNHFHEFTDIVIPLFLTARQFNGEVQFIITDKRPWWISKHKPLLKKLSNYETMDIDGDDEVHCFPRVTVGLKRYQKELSIEPQKYSYSMKDFRDLLRSSYALKRVEAIKTRDGLRGKPRLMILSRKRSRFFTNTDEIAKMAESLGFDVIIKEAGWSMWGFANVVNSCDVLLGVHGAGLTNILFLPENAVFVQVVPYGGVTLDWLATNDFGNPSKDMNIKYLEYKISLEESTLIQQYPLDHMFIKDPPLIEKIGWEEFKSVYLDKQNVKLDVDRFRPTLQKALELLHQ; encoded by the exons atgatttacgaCACTGTACTAGCCAAGAGCTTTAGTCGTTATGATCAGAAAAGGTTGGGATATGGAGCATTTGTGAGCTGCTTGCTCATAGTTTTGAGTCTTTGCACTGTGTTTAAGCCTTACTTGGGTCCTGTGCATGTTT TGAACCTGAAGCTCTTCATCGATGTTGACACCAAAATGCTGATCACCAGAAGCTCTTCACAAATAGCCAAAG ttgaaggaaaagaaacaaagaaagaggAACTACTATGCACTTCagaagaaagaacaaaattttgCCAAGCAAGGGGAGACATCAGAGTCCATGGAAAATCCTCCACTGTATACATTGTTTCATCTAAGACAACTATGTCGGAAAAAAACATGTCATGGAATTTAAAGCCTTATGCACGGAGGGACGATGTAGATGCAATGATTCGTGTGAGAGAATGGTCAGTGAAAGCAGTAAATGTTAGCCAGAAAGCTCCCCAATGCACCCAATATCACAACATTCCGGCTGTATTATTTTCTACCGGAGGGTATGCTGGTAACCACTTCCATGAATTCACTGACATTGTTATTCCACTGTTTTTGACTGCTAGACAATTCAATGGAGAAGTACAATTTATCATAACTGATAAACGTCCTTGGTGGATTTCAAAGCACAAACCACTTCTTAAGAAGCTGTCCAACTATGAGACTATGGACATTGATGGAGATGATGAAGTTCATTGCTTCCCAAGGGTGACCGTGGGTCTCAAACGGTATCAAAAAGAGCTAAGCATTGAGCCTCAAAAGTATTCCTATTCTATGAAAGACTTCAGGGATCTTTTGAGAAGTTCCTATGCATTGAAGAGAGTTGAAGCAATCAAAACCAGAGATGGTCTACGTGGGAAGCCAAGGCTCATGAttctttcaagaaaaagatCAAGATTCTTCACCAATACAGATGAAATAGCAAAAATGGCTGAGAGTTTGGGCTTTGATGTCATTATTAAGGAAGCAGGGTGGAGCATGTGGGGCTTTGCAAATGTTGTGAATTCTTGTGATGTGTTATTGGGAGTTCATGGTGCTGGTCTCACTAACATACTTTTCCTTCCGGAAAATGCAGTTTTCGTCCAAGTAGTGCCTTATGGTGGGGTTACATTGGACTGGCTTGCCACAAATGACTTTGGAAACCCCTCAAAGGATATGAACATAAAGTACTTGGAATACAAAATAAGCTTGGAGGAAAGCACTCTTATACAACAATACCCGTTAGATCATATGTTTATAAAGGATCCCCCACTGATTGAGAAAATAGGATGGGAAGAATTTAAGTCTGTGTATTTGGACAAACAAAATGTAAAGCTTGATGTTGATAGGTTTAGGCCTACATTGCAGAAAGCCCTTGAGCTATTGCATCAATAA